One window of the Candidatus Nanopelagicales bacterium genome contains the following:
- a CDS encoding DUF2469 domain-containing protein yields MSAEDLERYETEMELQLYREYRDVVGLFSYVVETERRFYLANSVEVHPRTADNGELYVEVRMSDAWVWDMYRPARFVKRVRVLTFKDVNVEELAKSDLQVPE; encoded by the coding sequence ATGAGTGCGGAGGACCTCGAGCGGTACGAGACCGAGATGGAGCTGCAGCTCTACCGGGAGTACCGCGACGTGGTGGGCCTGTTCTCGTACGTCGTCGAGACCGAGCGGCGCTTCTACCTGGCGAACTCCGTCGAGGTCCACCCGCGCACCGCCGACAACGGCGAGCTGTACGTCGAGGTCCGGATGAGCGACGCCTGGGTGTGGGACATGTACCGGCCGGCGCGCTTCGTCAAGCGGGTGCGAGTGCTCACGTTCAAGGACGTCAACGTGGAGGAGCTCGCGAAGTCCGACCTGCAGGTCCCCGAGTAG
- a CDS encoding YraN family protein codes for MRGTDALGRYGEDVAARHLQECGLVVLERNWRCEAGEIDIVARDGDVLVVCEVKTRRGTEYGGPTAAVTARKVRRLRRLALRWIEERGVHPREIRFDVVGILQPHRGGAVVEHLRGVA; via the coding sequence ATGAGGGGGACGGACGCACTGGGCCGCTACGGCGAGGACGTCGCCGCCCGGCACCTGCAGGAGTGCGGGCTGGTGGTGCTCGAGCGCAACTGGCGCTGTGAGGCCGGGGAGATCGACATCGTCGCGCGCGACGGCGACGTGCTCGTCGTGTGCGAGGTGAAGACGCGCCGGGGCACCGAGTACGGCGGCCCCACCGCCGCGGTCACCGCGCGGAAGGTGCGCAGGCTGCGCCGCCTGGCGCTGCGGTGGATCGAGGAGCGCGGGGTCCACCCGCGTGAGATCCGGTTCGACGTGGTCGGGATCCTGCAGCCGCACCGCGGGGGTGCGGTCGTGGAGCACCTGCGCGGGGTGGCCTGA
- a CDS encoding YifB family Mg chelatase-like AAA ATPase → MKLARTTGVVVLGVEGHLVEIEAHVGQGLPGMTIVGLPDTAVGEARDRARTAVLSSGAEWPGTRITVGLSPAALHKRGSGLDLGIAVAVLAATGQVPAAAAERCVMVGELGLDGRVRPVRGAVVAAVAAHRAGRDRLVVPAGNLAEAGLVPGVEVVGVRTLRHLCAVLRGEAVGAALGESDDGPGPDRGGAADPGRGDDPELADGRGPDLADVRGQGAARRALEIAAAGGHHLSLAGPPGVGKTLLAERLPGLLPDLDDAAALEVTALRSVAGRLDPGAGLVRRPPFEAPHHTASPVALIGGGSGSAIRAGLVSLAHRGVLFLDEAPEFDRAVLEALRQPLESGTITVARSGHVVRFPARFQLVLAANPCPCGARSERGDDCSCTAMARRRYAAKLSGPLLDRIDLRVVVRRPGPVDLDADRQPEGSAAVRDRVCAARERAVRRLVGTPWRTNAEVPARALRTRWTPEPTAHRVLERALARGTLSLRGADRALRVAWTLADLAGRGRPGPDDVATALGLRGPDASGAAA, encoded by the coding sequence GTGAAGCTGGCCCGCACCACCGGCGTGGTGGTGCTCGGGGTCGAGGGGCACCTGGTCGAGATCGAGGCGCACGTCGGCCAGGGACTGCCGGGCATGACGATCGTCGGACTCCCGGATACCGCGGTCGGAGAAGCGCGTGACCGGGCCCGCACGGCCGTGCTCAGCAGCGGGGCGGAGTGGCCGGGAACCCGGATCACCGTGGGCCTGTCGCCCGCGGCCCTGCACAAGCGGGGGAGCGGGCTGGACCTCGGGATCGCGGTGGCGGTGCTGGCCGCGACGGGGCAGGTCCCGGCTGCCGCCGCCGAGCGGTGCGTGATGGTGGGCGAGCTCGGCCTGGACGGGCGGGTCCGCCCGGTGCGCGGTGCCGTGGTGGCCGCGGTCGCGGCGCACCGGGCCGGCCGGGACCGGCTGGTGGTGCCGGCCGGGAACCTGGCGGAGGCGGGGCTGGTGCCCGGGGTGGAGGTGGTCGGCGTCCGGACGCTGCGCCACCTGTGCGCCGTGCTGCGGGGGGAGGCCGTCGGGGCCGCGCTCGGGGAGAGTGACGACGGACCCGGGCCGGACCGGGGCGGGGCGGCTGACCCCGGCCGCGGTGACGATCCGGAGCTGGCCGACGGGCGCGGCCCGGACCTGGCGGACGTGCGAGGCCAGGGCGCCGCCCGCCGCGCGCTGGAGATCGCAGCCGCAGGGGGTCACCACCTGTCCCTGGCCGGGCCGCCGGGGGTCGGCAAGACACTGCTCGCAGAGCGCTTGCCCGGGTTGCTGCCCGATCTCGACGACGCGGCGGCGCTGGAGGTGACGGCGTTGCGCTCGGTCGCCGGGCGGCTGGACCCCGGCGCCGGGTTGGTCCGCCGGCCGCCGTTCGAGGCGCCGCACCACACGGCGTCACCGGTCGCGCTGATCGGGGGTGGCTCCGGGTCGGCGATCCGGGCCGGCCTGGTGTCCCTGGCTCACCGGGGGGTGCTGTTCCTGGACGAGGCGCCCGAGTTCGACCGGGCGGTGCTGGAGGCGCTACGCCAGCCGCTGGAGTCCGGGACCATCACGGTGGCCCGGTCCGGCCACGTCGTCCGGTTCCCCGCGCGCTTCCAACTGGTGCTCGCCGCCAACCCGTGCCCGTGCGGCGCGCGCAGCGAGCGCGGCGACGACTGCAGTTGTACGGCGATGGCGCGCCGCAGGTATGCCGCCAAGCTGTCCGGCCCCCTGTTGGACCGGATCGACCTGCGGGTGGTCGTGCGCCGCCCGGGGCCGGTGGACCTGGACGCCGACCGGCAGCCGGAGGGCTCCGCCGCTGTCCGCGACCGGGTGTGCGCGGCGCGCGAGCGGGCCGTGCGTCGGCTGGTCGGGACGCCGTGGCGGACCAATGCCGAGGTGCCCGCCCGGGCGCTGCGGACCCGGTGGACGCCGGAGCCGACGGCGCACCGGGTGCTGGAGCGGGCGCTGGCGCGGGGGACGCTCTCGCTGCGCGGGGCCGACCGCGCGCTGCGGGTGGCCTGGACGCTGGCGGACCTGGCCGGACGAGGCCGCCCGGGGCCGGACGATGTGGCCACGGCGCTCGGGCTGCGTGGTCCGGACGCGTCCGGGGCCGCGGCGTGA
- a CDS encoding ribonuclease HII, whose protein sequence is MSTAPTLRVERTLMREGAALVAGMDEVGRGALGGPVSVGVVLVDPGSRTAPAGLRDSKLLTPAAREALAPRVRRWAVASAVGHASAAEIDAWGIIRALRLAGERALAALPVLPTVVLLDGSHDWLTRPAPHPEQEALFGPADDEGDGAPWPGVLVAPPVVTRVKADLVCSSVAAASVLAKTERDAAVRDLARRYPQYRWDDNKAYAAPEHLEALRRHGPCEEHRRSWSLPGLGDPTTGRSGDRERVSA, encoded by the coding sequence CGGCATGGACGAGGTGGGTCGCGGCGCCCTCGGCGGACCGGTCTCGGTGGGCGTGGTCCTGGTCGACCCCGGCTCGCGCACCGCGCCCGCGGGCCTGCGCGACAGCAAGCTGCTGACCCCGGCGGCCCGGGAGGCCCTCGCGCCGCGGGTCCGGCGCTGGGCGGTGGCCTCGGCGGTGGGTCACGCGTCCGCGGCGGAGATCGACGCCTGGGGGATCATCCGGGCGCTGCGGCTGGCGGGGGAGCGCGCGCTGGCGGCACTTCCGGTGCTGCCGACGGTCGTGCTGCTCGACGGCAGCCACGACTGGCTGACCCGCCCCGCCCCGCACCCGGAGCAGGAGGCGCTGTTCGGGCCCGCGGACGACGAGGGCGACGGGGCTCCCTGGCCGGGCGTGCTCGTCGCCCCGCCGGTGGTCACCCGGGTCAAGGCCGACCTGGTCTGCTCGTCGGTGGCGGCGGCGAGCGTCCTGGCGAAGACCGAGCGGGACGCCGCGGTGCGCGACCTGGCCCGGCGCTACCCGCAGTACCGCTGGGACGACAACAAGGCGTACGCCGCCCCGGAGCACCTCGAGGCGCTGCGGCGGCACGGTCCGTGCGAGGAGCACCGCCGGTCCTGGAGCCTGCCGGGGCTGGGCGATCCGACGACCGGCCGGTCCGGCGACCGGGAGCGGGTGAGCGCGTGA
- the dprA gene encoding DNA-processing protein DprA: MTGGVSGGVTGAAMTVGMPGADREDLLARVALGRLAEPGDPGVGALVREHGSVAALDRVLRRRGQLRARDRVRDAAEADLARVSVLGARVVVPGSTEWPTQLDDLGAATPLLLYQLGAASLRLSALGSVAVVGARAATPYGVRVAQDLGSGLASRGVAVVSGGAFGVDAAAHRGALAVDGPTVCVLACGIDVAYPRAHEALLARIADDGALVSEVPPGVGPLRHRFLSRNRIIAALARGTVVVEAALRSGARNTAGTARDLGRVVMGVPGPVTSAMSAGVHELIREGAVLVGDSDDVLTSMGPLTWGGPVRRGATHPRDGLARRECRVLDAFPARAPVGVEPLATDSGCPVGEVVASLGLLEALGLVVRADDGWTLTPLARTSTSASEAPAP; the protein is encoded by the coding sequence GTGACCGGCGGGGTCAGTGGCGGCGTGACCGGCGCGGCCATGACCGTCGGCATGCCCGGCGCAGACCGGGAGGACCTGCTGGCACGGGTGGCCCTCGGGAGGCTGGCCGAGCCGGGCGACCCGGGGGTCGGGGCGCTGGTCCGTGAGCACGGTTCGGTCGCGGCGCTGGACCGCGTGCTGCGGCGCCGAGGGCAGCTACGCGCCCGGGATCGGGTGCGGGACGCAGCCGAGGCCGATCTCGCTCGGGTGTCCGTCCTGGGAGCGCGGGTCGTGGTCCCCGGGTCGACGGAGTGGCCGACCCAGCTCGACGACCTCGGCGCCGCGACGCCGCTGCTGCTGTACCAGTTGGGCGCGGCCTCGCTGCGGCTGTCTGCGCTCGGGTCCGTGGCGGTCGTGGGGGCTCGCGCCGCGACCCCGTACGGCGTGCGGGTGGCCCAGGACCTCGGGTCCGGTCTGGCGTCGCGCGGGGTCGCGGTCGTCTCCGGCGGCGCGTTCGGGGTCGACGCGGCCGCGCACCGCGGCGCGCTGGCGGTGGACGGTCCCACGGTCTGCGTCCTCGCCTGCGGGATCGACGTGGCCTACCCCCGCGCGCACGAGGCGCTGCTCGCGCGGATCGCCGACGACGGCGCGCTGGTCAGCGAGGTGCCGCCGGGCGTCGGGCCGCTGCGGCACCGGTTCCTCAGCCGCAACCGGATCATCGCCGCGCTGGCCCGGGGGACCGTCGTCGTGGAGGCGGCCCTGCGGTCCGGGGCCCGCAACACCGCGGGGACGGCACGCGACCTCGGCCGGGTGGTGATGGGCGTTCCCGGGCCGGTGACCTCGGCGATGTCGGCCGGCGTGCACGAGCTGATCCGTGAGGGTGCGGTGCTGGTGGGTGACAGCGACGACGTACTGACGTCGATGGGGCCGTTGACGTGGGGCGGCCCGGTGCGGCGCGGAGCGACTCACCCCCGGGACGGCCTGGCACGCCGGGAGTGCCGGGTACTCGACGCCTTCCCCGCCCGCGCCCCGGTCGGGGTGGAGCCGCTGGCCACGGACAGCGGCTGCCCGGTGGGTGAGGTGGTGGCCTCGCTCGGGCTGCTGGAGGCCTTGGGCCTGGTGGTCCGCGCCGACGACGGTTGGACCCTCACGCCGCTGGCGCGGACCTCGACCTCGGCGTCGGAAGCCCCGGCGCCCTGA